The genomic window TATGCTCTCCACCCCAGATACCTCTTTGGCACATCAACCTTCGCTGAATTACCGAAAGGAGTAACTTTCTTCTCGAAAACAACTTCGACTTCCTCCCTCAACACAAAATCACCTTTCTTCACTTCAACCCTTCTCATATTTTTAGTATATCCATAGAAATACTTAAATACTTTTTGGTTAAAATCTGAATATGAACCTGGAATTTAGAGTAACAAAGAAGTTTGTTAATGAGTTATTGGTTGTTTTAGATGAACTGGTCAAGGAGATAAGGAGAGAAGAGAAGAAGTACCCATATGCTGAATGGGAAAGGAAGAGAGAACTCGTTAAGAAAAGGCTGAGAAAGCTTCCAGAATATGTTAGGGAAGCTCTTGCGATGATCAGAATTCAGAAAAAAGCTGGAAGACCAAAGGAACTTGACCTGGAGAAGAGGGTTATGCTATTCCTCTTTGCAAGACTTATGAACAGATCAAACAG from Candidatus Syntrophoarchaeum caldarius includes these protein-coding regions:
- a CDS encoding transposase, yielding MRRVEVKKGDFVLREEVEVVFEKKVTPFGNSAKVDVPKRYLGWRAYVIVVRD